ctctaTATCAAACAAAAACACTCAAACTTCCACCAATAAGCCAACAACATTTAACTTGCgtatttaatcaaatataaaaaggaaaaaatttaGCCGTGAATCAACAATGTGGGCCCTATCTCCTTCATTACCACCAATGACACTCATCATTCACACAACATCACACATGGATGCCACCGCAACTGAATCACAATGCATTTGTTTGTGTGTCTCATGCACATAAATACTTATTGCTCTTCAATCTTCATGCACTCAAAATACCAAAACAAAGAgactgttttttttcttttgttttgtctaTGGAGAAAAGCAAGTCATACCCTGAATACTCTGAATTTGGATTCAGAGAGAGATCAAATTCCTACAACTTCAATGGGCCATGTCAAAAGGGAAGTGGATTTTATGCAGCAAGTGATGCAGAGatcaagaggaagaagagaatcAAGTCATATAATGTTTATGCTGTGGAGAGGAAGCTTAAAACAAGTGTGAGGAACAGCTTCAAGTGGATCAAGAACAAGTTTGGTGAGTggtaataataatgaaataatGTGTgagttattagtttttttttttaagggtATGAATATGATgttgaagaaaacaaaatagcTTTAACTTGTAAAAAACAAAATgatgaaatgaaatgaaatgagagttttcttgtttgattatttttgtttaatttgtctTCAGAAGTGCAATGATTATCAGAGAAGATAATTTTATCGAGAAACTAAAATCAAGAGGTGAGACATTTAAAGAGCAGATATATATCATTTTGCAAATTATCAAACTCTCGAGTCTATGAATTTAGGTCTCAAATTGAATCTACGAGTTAAGTTTTATTATTCAAGTTTGCATGTCTAAtaatatgtttatatttttgtaatcaaTTCTAACTTTAGCTTTCAACCTTTTTTATCTATCTTATTATAGACTTATTGTAACTAACACCaacttttatatcttttattttaatttcttttattctctATTTCAGTTTCTAGTGATCCTTTTTATTCTCCTGGATATgcaatggaaaaaaaaatctttgatTCATTAAACATCTTTtttaggtgaaaactcaggtgaagtcgactttacgtgaagttgatatctgagatgatttgactaatttgactaaattttcatccaaCAACTCTcggatatcaacttcacgtgaagtcaaaTTCACCTGAGTTTCTACctattttttaactatataGCTATCGAGTAAATTTTAtgcaaatatttaattaaaaaataattttttgttggaTTAAGTGCTTACATGTCTCTTGTTACTTGAACCTATTGACCATTATTAGCCTATTGTATTAATTGTACATTTAAATTTGTATAACCCTACTATCATTCACCATAACAGCAACAATAAAGGTTAGTGAAAGCTATAACTGGATCAGATTATGGAAATTGGTGTCAGAtataaaaccaaaaccataatacaaaaattaaactaattgcTATAAATGAATATGAACACTGAAATGTATAACTCAACATTGTTACATCAAGGATACAAGAAACCACATGCAgaatcttttatatatttaagaGAATTATTATGTCATTCCAAATCCAATATCCCAAAATTCGAGAGTAGGATCTTTACTTGATCAACAAAGTTTGATCCTGTTGCATACTCTGTTAGCAACCCTACAGCAAAACCAAACATTGCCCATCTGTACAAAACAAGTAAAATTCCGCATTAAAAGTCAAAATGTTTGGAGAAGGATATTGATATAAAAGGTAGTTTGATGCACAAGCATTTCGCATTAAAGCAGGATCCGGAGAAGAGATCCGGAGAAGAGTCGCATCCGAAGAGTGTAATGTAGGCAGTCTAACCTGATAATTATATCGGTTGTGGATCTCATG
The Arachis duranensis cultivar V14167 chromosome 5, aradu.V14167.gnm2.J7QH, whole genome shotgun sequence genome window above contains:
- the LOC107491486 gene encoding uncharacterized protein LOC107491486 — translated: MEKSKSYPEYSEFGFRERSNSYNFNGPCQKGSGFYAASDAEIKRKKRIKSYNVYAVERKLKTSVRNSFKWIKNKFEVQ